In a genomic window of Numenius arquata chromosome 5, bNumArq3.hap1.1, whole genome shotgun sequence:
- the LOC141464986 gene encoding APC membrane recruitment protein 1-like: MQPKGPAAMERGCPEEPARGGGQSVACGQREGSDRRREESGDRLPEGGDGSGAAAEPPQPQPPPGKLKKTALRLFGGKRSICTLPSFFGGWSKGQGKAASKKGLGKCRTHEGLSGAACDQGDGAPPENPWEGSGDSHPCPLPSSQSAPSAVAAGARLDSGRRDGSPPGGAEGCEKKPGGEKSSLPRAKKGLKGFLNSIRRHRKSKAAESEPAELPEWSGDAEEAGKAAGAGAESRGAARGRGPGPVPAAVPAPGDSGGDSSAATGTGCGEAARAGRPAAGDGSSEGDAAAAAPGERDVVDTKSEAEAVACAEFDPENLLLAFHPDLVDTDPPCLRSGDLLSLILGDVTSLKSFDSLTGCGDDIAEPDMAESSISVERSRDAAKRSSCLVTYQGGGEEMAVPEEAEEFLPQIWEGDGDGGYGAQVSSSSLETHASQEADGHPYAGDALDGVDLLTPQSERQESAPNSDEGYYDSTTPGPEDEGGEGLGELKKERLPRDSYSGDALYEFDALLSPSLGEESLFESKVSRPGIFSYFLDFCLPAERSLVQVLGEKRGLMETEEERLAAIQKELLYWELQREPLPKRRDVPSEEKRPREQPCLGCKSRAAGSGGKSASGLGSQPVGSPGPKRGVTGGLSGARAETPERRDFPGTPCPENCYGSRKAQGGCLIPPGKSNAGLDSDAEGGPCGGSAQGGAAPGRAGPFPGYGLPEPERGGGAESGSGEPPVGSEPEPEQAVSFSQALVEFASSGTLFSSLSESLGSSGSGSSFTQNLPALPTMVTFDIVDVEREGEGECERHPELNGGEDIAEAFEEGYGRKESLADCEERLSPGSPAGSFPSGEWGVASLPRRLRLHGPSPSMPAPLSVGRRSRSLDTESLESELARSPVARGGGPQPGRPRWPREGGRRDSGGARRSRSEEEGELAAPDGGSSRPGSRPLQPEAEAAAGGMKHWGFAPAAATERAWEPPEPPASPGPLSLSRGVAGDPASGRPREPEPSRRPLRPCHLPLRGEGGRPREAAGPCQPHGEAGGKKPPGLFPLGAAEPELPPGFRFACSPEKGAPCKPVGIAQGIPQHPPGSARAGGSPERCGEPLKGRASPGHALPLGCHGAAGSVTQGE; encoded by the coding sequence ATGCAGCCGAAGGGCCCGGCCGCCATGGAGAGGGGCTGCCCGGAGGAGcctgcccgcggcggggggcaGTCGGTGGCCTGCGGGCAGCGGGAGGGAAGCGACCGGCGGCGGGAGGAGAGCGGGGACCGGCTGCCCGAGGGGGGCGATGGCTCCGGGGCGGCCGCGGAGCCGCCGCAGCCTCAGCCGCCCCCCGGGAAGCTGAAGAAAACGGCTTTGAGACTGTTTGGGGGGAAGAGGAGCATCTGCACGCTGCCCAGTTTCTTTGGGGGCTGGAGCAAAGGGCAGGGGAAAGCGGCCTCTAAGAAGGGCCTCGGTAAATGCCGGACCCACGAGGGGCTCAGCGGGGCTGCCTGCGACCAGGGCGACGGGGCGCCGCCGGAAAACCcctgggaggggagcggggacTCGCACCCCTGCCCTTTGCCGAGCTCCCAAAGCGCTCCCTCGGCCGTAGCCGCCGGCGCCAGGCTTGATTCGGGCCGGCGGGACGGCTCTCCCCCCGGGGGGGCGGAGGGCTGCGAGAAGAAGCCCGGCGGCGAGAAGTCCTCCTTGCCCAGAGCCAAGAAGGGGCTGAAGGGGTTTCTGAACAGCATCCGGCGTCACCGGAAGAGCAAGGCTGCCGAGAGCGAGCCGGCAGAGCTCCCCGAGTGGAGCGGGGATGCGGAGGAGGCCGGCAAAGCCGCTGGTGCGGGAGCGGAGAGCCGAGGGGCTGCGCGGGGAAGGGGACCGGGACCCGTCCCTGCTGCCGTGCCCGCCCCGGGGGACTCGGGGGGTGACAGCTCAGCGGCCACGGGCACCGGCTGCGGTGAGGCTGCCCGGGCCGGCCGTCCCGCGGCCGGTGACGGCAGCTCTGAAGGtgacgcggcggcggcggcgccgggggagAGGGACGTCGTGGACACGAAGTCAGAGGCCGAGGCTGTTGCCTGCGCGGAGTTTGACCCCGAGAACCTGCTGCTGGCCTTTCATCCGGACTTGGTGGACACTGACCCTCCCTGCCTGCGCTCCGGGGACCTGCTGAGCCTCATCCTGGGGGACGTCACCTCCCTGAAGAGCTTCGACTCCCTGACAGGGTGCGGGGACGACATCGCGGAGCCCGACATGGCGGAGAGCAGCATCTCTGTGGAGCGCAGCAGGGACGCCGCGAAGCGGAGCTCCTGCCTGGTGACCTACCAGGGCGGTGGGGAGGAGATGGCCGTGCCGGAGGAGGCGGAGGAGTTCCTCCCCCAGATCTGGGAGGGCGACGGGGACGGGGGCTACGGAGCCCAGGTGTCGAGCAGCAGTTTGGAGACGCACGCCTCGCAGGAGGCGGACGGCCACCCCTACGCGGGGGACGCGCTGGACGGCGTTGACCTCCTGACGCCCCAGAGCGAGCGGCAAGAGTCCGCCCCGAACAGCGACGAGGGCTATTACGACTCCACCACGCCGGGGCCGGAGGACGAAggcggggaggggctgggggagctgaagAAGGAGCGTCTTCCGCGAGACAGCTACAGCGGGGACGCGCTTTATGAGTTTGACGCGCTGCTGAGTCCCTCTCTCGGGGAGGAATCCCTGTTTGAGAGCAAAGTCTCCCGCCCGGGCATCTTCAGCTACTTCTTGGACTTCTGCCTCCCTGCGGAGAGGAGCCTGGTCCAGGTGCTGGGTGAGAAGCGGGGGCTGATGGAAACGGAAGAAGAGCGGCTGGCGGCCATTCAGAAAGAGCTGCTCTActgggagctgcagagggaaCCGCTCCCGAAGCGCCGCGACGTTCCCAGCGAGGAGAAGCGTCCGCGGGAACAGCCCTGCCTCGGATGCAAAAGCAGAGCGGCCGGCTCCGGCGGCAAGAGCGCGAGTGGCCTCGGTAGCCAGCCGGTGGGCTCGCCCGGCCCGAAGAGGGGTGTGACGGGTGGGCTGTCGGGGGCCAGAGCTGAGACTCCGGAGCGGAGGGATTTTCCGGGGACTCCGTGCCCAGAGAACTGTTACGGCAGCCGGAAAGCCCAGGGCGGTTGCCTTATTCCGCCCGGGAAGAGCAACGCGGGGCTGGACTCGGACGCGGAGGGTGGGCCGTGCGGGGGCTCCGCGCAGGGCGGCGCAGCCCCGGGCAGAGCAGGGCCGTTCCCCGGCTACGGGCTCCCGGAGCCGGagcgcggcggcggagcggagAGCGGCAGCGGCGAGCCCCCGGTGGGCAGCGAGCCCGAGCCCGAGCAGGCCGTGAGCTTCTCGCAGGCGCTGGTGGAGTTCGCCAGCAGCGGGaccctcttctccagcctctcgGAAAGCCTGGGGAGCTCCGGCTCGGGCTCGTCCTTCACCCAGAACCTCCCCGCCCTCCCCACCATGGTCACCTTCGACATCGTGGACGTGGagcgggagggagaaggggagtgcGAGCGGCACCCCGAGCTGAACGGGGGCGAGGACATCGCCGAGGCCTTTGAGGAGGGCTACGGGCGGAAGGAGTCGCTGGCCGACTGCGAGGAGAGGCTGTCCCCGGGGTCCCCGGCGGGCTCCTTCCCGAGCGGCGAGTGGGGCGTTGCCAGCCTGCCCCGCCGCCTGCGCCTCCACGGGCCGAGCCCCTCCATGCCGGCCCCGCTCTCCGTGGGCCGCAGGAGCCGCTCGCTGGACACTGAGAGCCTGGAGTCGGAGCTGGCCCGCTCGCCGGTGGCCCGGGGCGGTGGCCCCCAGCCGGGCCGGCCGCGGTGGCCGCGGGAGGGTGGCAGAAGGGACTCGGGGGGcgcgaggaggagcaggagcgaggAGGAGGGCGAGCTGGCGGCTCCCGACGGCGGCTCGAGCCGGCCGGGCTCGCGGCCCCTCCAGCCCGAGGCCGAGGCAGCGGCCGGGGGGATGAAGCACTGGGGCTTCGCTCCGGCCGCCGCCACGGAGAGGGCCTGGGAGCCACCGGAGCCCCCTGCGTCCCCTGGGCCGTTGTCCCTTTCCCGCGGCGTGGCCGGGGATCCCGCGTCCGGGCGGCCCCGggagccggagcccagccggcgCCCGCTCCGGCCCTGCCATTTGCCTCTGCGGGGCGAgggcgggcggccccgggagGCGGccggtccctgccagccccacggaGAAGCCGGCGGCAAGAAGCCGCCCGGCTTGTTCCCCCTGGGAGCAGCGGAGCCCGAGCTGCCCCCCGGCTTCCGTTTCGCCTGCTCCCCGGAGAAGGGCGCCCCGTGCAAACCCGTGGGCATCGCCCAGggcatccctcagcatcccccgggcagcgcccgcgccGGAGGGAGCCCGGAGCGCTGCGGGGAGCCCCTGAAGGGCAGGGCCAGCCCCGGCCACGCGCTGCCCCTCGGCTGTCACGGCGCGGCCGGGAGCGTCACCCAGGGCGAATAG